In Thioclava sp. GXIMD2076, one DNA window encodes the following:
- a CDS encoding thiamine phosphate synthase: MADEDRPQIYLLTPTSFEPETFLPKLKAVLDAHDIACIRLCHASKDEAELGRIADAMREIAHAKDVALVIDSHIHLVERHGLDGVHLTDGARTVRHARKELGEDAIVGAYCGTQRHDGMNAGEAGADYICFGPIGESALGTGARAEFDLFQWWSEVIEVPVVAEGALTIELVQQFAPVSDWFAFGDEIWKTEDPVATLGTLIAAMG, encoded by the coding sequence ATGGCAGACGAAGATCGCCCGCAAATCTACCTGCTGACGCCCACGAGCTTCGAGCCGGAGACGTTCCTGCCCAAACTCAAGGCGGTGCTTGACGCGCATGACATCGCCTGTATCCGCCTGTGCCATGCCTCCAAGGACGAGGCCGAACTGGGCCGGATCGCCGATGCCATGCGCGAGATCGCCCATGCCAAGGATGTGGCATTGGTGATCGACAGCCATATCCATCTGGTCGAGCGCCATGGCCTTGACGGCGTGCATCTGACCGATGGCGCGCGCACCGTGCGCCATGCCCGCAAGGAGCTGGGCGAGGATGCGATCGTAGGGGCCTATTGCGGCACCCAGCGGCATGACGGCATGAATGCGGGCGAGGCCGGCGCCGATTACATCTGCTTCGGTCCGATCGGCGAGAGCGCGCTCGGCACCGGCGCACGCGCCGAATTCGACCTGTTCCAGTGGTGGTCCGAGGTGATCGAGGTGCCGGTGGTGGCCGAAGGCGCGCTGACCATCGAACTCGTCCAGCAATTCGCGCCCGTCTCCGACTGGTTCGCCTTCGGCGACGAGATCTGGAAGACCGAGGATCCGGTGGCGACCCTCGGCACGCTCATCGCGGCAATGGGCTGA
- the lptF gene encoding LPS export ABC transporter permease LptF, translated as MTRLDRYLLSQFMAIFGFFALVLVSIYWVNRAVSLFEQLISDGQTALVVLEFTALTLPYVIRVVLPLAAFAATVYAINRLSSESELVAMQAAGASPWRIARSVLFFGVLVGLMMAVLTHFLVPQSRAQLAVRQAQLAENVTASLLTPGRFQHPVNGVSIYIRKISDNGELEDFYLWDNRKPENRMSYLAKKAVIMRTETGPKLVLFNGIAQSLRAEGRNLSVTRFSSFTYDLGSLIKGSTEVNRKLEQLTTWELVRHPAQSAQETGSSAGQIGLELKMRLAQPLLAPVAALVGFAALMVGSFSRFGIWRQIVLAVVILVLVQVLTNVGESLAKSQPDLWPVLFAPAVIGAIFSIGLLALSARRKRVRHKAGAV; from the coding sequence GTGACCCGTCTGGACCGATATCTTCTATCGCAATTCATGGCGATATTCGGGTTTTTCGCCCTCGTTCTGGTATCGATCTACTGGGTCAACCGGGCGGTAAGCCTGTTCGAGCAACTGATCTCGGACGGCCAGACCGCACTCGTGGTGCTGGAATTCACGGCCCTCACCCTGCCCTATGTGATCCGGGTCGTGCTGCCGCTGGCGGCCTTTGCCGCGACGGTCTATGCGATCAACCGGCTATCGAGCGAATCCGAGCTGGTGGCGATGCAGGCCGCAGGGGCCTCGCCGTGGCGGATCGCGCGCTCGGTCCTGTTCTTCGGAGTGCTCGTCGGGCTGATGATGGCGGTGCTGACCCATTTTCTGGTGCCGCAATCGCGCGCGCAACTGGCCGTACGACAGGCACAGCTGGCCGAGAATGTTACCGCCAGCCTGCTGACACCGGGACGGTTCCAGCATCCGGTGAACGGGGTCTCGATCTACATTCGCAAGATCTCGGATAATGGCGAGCTGGAGGATTTCTACCTCTGGGACAACCGCAAGCCCGAGAACCGGATGAGCTATCTGGCCAAGAAGGCGGTCATCATGCGCACAGAGACCGGCCCGAAACTCGTGCTGTTCAACGGGATCGCGCAAAGCCTGCGCGCGGAGGGACGCAATCTCTCGGTCACGCGGTTCTCGAGCTTTACCTATGATCTGGGCAGCCTGATCAAGGGCTCGACGGAGGTGAACCGCAAACTCGAACAGCTGACCACATGGGAACTCGTGCGCCATCCCGCGCAATCGGCGCAGGAGACAGGCAGTAGCGCCGGCCAGATCGGGCTCGAACTGAAGATGCGTCTGGCCCAGCCGCTGCTGGCGCCGGTGGCCGCCCTTGTGGGCTTTGCCGCGCTGATGGTGGGAAGTTTCTCGCGCTTCGGGATCTGGCGTCAGATCGTGCTTGCGGTGGTCATTCTGGTGCTGGTGCAGGTGCTGACCAATGTCGGCGAAAGCCTCGCCAAATCGCAGCCCGACCTTTGGCCCGTGCTCTTCGCGCCAGCGGTCATCGGGGCGATTTTCAGTATCGGGCTACTGGCTCTTTCAGCGCGGCGCAAGCGCGTGAGACATAAGGCAGGTGCGGTATGA
- a CDS encoding leucyl aminopeptidase, whose protein sequence is MTDPVAISFTETDLDALETAPGLVVVFAEAGRNLGLAGRRVNRLTRGALKRAADSEAFAKLEAGAALRLEWPSGMEAELVLLVQLPRRADVAVARKAGATIARALGEKGATVLVEGQVRAAEISFGLALRAYRFDYHSTETPAYGAVRFMATNPEKLAQESAPMAALAEGVFFTRDLVNEPANILTTSDFAARLAAMQELGLDVEILEEADLEALGMRALLAVGQGSESPSKVVVMKWNGGGDEPPLALIGKGVVFDTGGISLKPGAGMEEMTMDMGGAGTVAGVMRTLALRKARANVVGLVGLVENMPDGKAQRPGDIVTSAKGVTIEVINTDAEGRLVLADVLWYAQEHFAPSAMIDLATLTGAVIVGLGHENAGVFTNNESFSEAVLKAAKLEGEGAWPLPLQPAYDKLIKSRLADIKNTGGRAAGSITAAAFLKRFVEADVPWCHIDIAGVALPPSETELAPKGPTGWGVMTLNRLIAEKFEG, encoded by the coding sequence ATGACCGACCCCGTTGCCATCAGCTTCACCGAAACAGATCTGGACGCGCTCGAGACCGCGCCCGGTCTGGTGGTCGTCTTTGCCGAGGCCGGACGCAATCTGGGGCTCGCGGGGCGGCGGGTGAACCGGCTGACGCGCGGGGCGCTCAAGCGCGCGGCGGACTCGGAGGCGTTTGCCAAGCTGGAGGCAGGGGCCGCGCTTCGGCTCGAATGGCCCTCGGGGATGGAGGCCGAGCTGGTGCTTCTGGTGCAATTGCCGCGCCGCGCCGATGTGGCGGTTGCCCGCAAGGCGGGCGCCACAATCGCCAGGGCTCTGGGGGAGAAGGGCGCGACCGTGCTCGTCGAAGGTCAGGTGCGCGCGGCGGAGATTTCCTTCGGGCTGGCATTGCGGGCCTACCGCTTCGATTACCACAGCACCGAGACACCCGCCTATGGGGCTGTGCGCTTCATGGCGACGAACCCCGAGAAGCTGGCGCAGGAAAGCGCGCCGATGGCCGCCTTGGCCGAAGGGGTGTTCTTTACCCGCGATCTGGTGAACGAGCCCGCCAATATCCTGACCACCTCCGATTTTGCCGCCCGTCTGGCGGCGATGCAGGAGCTGGGGCTCGATGTCGAGATCCTCGAGGAGGCCGATCTGGAGGCGCTCGGGATGCGCGCGCTTCTGGCTGTGGGGCAGGGCTCGGAAAGTCCTTCCAAGGTTGTAGTCATGAAATGGAATGGCGGAGGGGACGAGCCGCCGCTCGCGCTGATCGGTAAGGGCGTGGTGTTCGATACCGGCGGGATTTCCCTCAAGCCGGGCGCGGGTATGGAAGAGATGACCATGGATATGGGCGGCGCGGGCACGGTGGCGGGCGTCATGCGCACGCTCGCGCTGCGCAAGGCGCGGGCCAATGTGGTGGGTCTGGTCGGCCTCGTCGAGAACATGCCCGACGGGAAGGCCCAGCGTCCGGGCGATATCGTGACCTCGGCCAAGGGCGTGACCATCGAGGTGATCAATACCGATGCCGAAGGCCGCCTCGTGCTGGCCGATGTGCTCTGGTATGCGCAGGAGCATTTCGCGCCCTCGGCGATGATCGATCTGGCAACGTTGACGGGGGCGGTGATCGTGGGGCTCGGGCACGAGAATGCGGGCGTGTTCACCAATAACGAGAGCTTCTCCGAGGCCGTGCTCAAGGCGGCAAAACTCGAGGGCGAGGGCGCATGGCCGCTGCCCTTGCAACCCGCCTATGACAAGCTGATCAAATCGCGTCTGGCAGATATCAAGAACACCGGCGGTCGCGCGGCCGGTTCGATCACGGCGGCGGCCTTCCTCAAGCGCTTTGTCGAGGCGGATGTACCGTGGTGCCATATCGATATCGCAGGCGTGGCGCTGCCGCCCTCCGAGACGGAACTGGCACCGAAAGGCCCGACCGGCTGGGGCGTGATGACGCTCAACCGGCTGATTGCCGAGAAGTTCGAGGGCTGA
- the tgt gene encoding tRNA guanosine(34) transglycosylase Tgt, with translation MTEKFSFELQSTDGAARKGVIHTPRGEIRTPAFMPVGTAATVKGMMPESVAATGADILLGNTYHLMLRPTAERVAALGGLHKFMNWQKPILTDSGGFQVMSLAGLRKLTEEGVTFSSHVDGSKHMLSPERSMEIQKLLGSDIVMCFDECPALPATDKEVARAMQLSMRWAQRSKDAFGDRPGHALFGIMQGGVTPELREESAKALTEIGFDGYAIGGLAVGEGQEAMFGVLDYATDFLPADKPRYLMGVGKPDDIVGAVERGVDMLDCVLPSRSGRTGQAWTRHGQINIKNARHRDDPRPLDENCACPACRSYSRAYLHHVFRSNEMISGMLMTWHNLHYYQDLMQGMRDAIEAGTFKAFVADFHAKRAEGDIEPI, from the coding sequence ATGACAGAAAAATTCAGCTTCGAGCTTCAGTCGACGGATGGTGCGGCCCGTAAGGGGGTGATCCATACCCCGCGCGGTGAGATCCGCACACCTGCCTTCATGCCGGTAGGGACGGCAGCGACCGTGAAGGGCATGATGCCCGAATCCGTGGCCGCAACCGGTGCCGATATCCTGCTGGGCAATACCTATCACCTGATGCTGCGTCCCACTGCCGAACGTGTGGCCGCGCTCGGGGGCTTGCACAAATTCATGAACTGGCAAAAACCGATCCTGACGGATTCGGGCGGGTTCCAGGTCATGTCTCTGGCAGGGCTGCGCAAGCTGACCGAAGAGGGCGTAACCTTCTCTAGCCATGTTGACGGCTCCAAACATATGCTGAGCCCCGAACGCTCGATGGAGATCCAGAAGCTTCTGGGGTCTGACATTGTGATGTGTTTCGATGAATGCCCCGCGCTACCGGCAACCGATAAGGAAGTGGCCCGCGCGATGCAGCTGTCCATGCGATGGGCGCAGCGGTCCAAGGACGCATTTGGCGACCGTCCGGGCCATGCGCTCTTCGGGATCATGCAGGGCGGTGTGACGCCTGAGCTGCGCGAGGAATCGGCCAAAGCCCTGACCGAGATCGGTTTTGACGGCTATGCCATTGGTGGTCTGGCCGTGGGTGAGGGGCAGGAGGCGATGTTTGGCGTGCTGGACTATGCCACCGATTTCCTGCCTGCCGACAAGCCGCGCTATCTGATGGGCGTGGGCAAGCCCGACGATATCGTGGGCGCGGTCGAGCGCGGCGTCGATATGCTGGATTGCGTTCTGCCCTCGCGCTCGGGGCGCACGGGCCAGGCCTGGACCCGCCACGGGCAGATCAACATCAAGAACGCGCGTCACCGCGACGACCCGCGCCCGCTGGACGAAAACTGCGCCTGCCCAGCCTGCCGCAGCTATTCGCGCGCCTATCTGCACCATGTCTTCCGCTCGAACGAGATGATCTCGGGGATGCTGATGACATGGCACAACCTGCATTATTATCAGGATCTTATGCAGGGGATGCGCGATGCGATCGAGGCGGGGACATTCAAGGCGTTTGTCGCCGATTTCCACGCCAAACGTGCCGAGGGCGATATCGAGCCGATCTGA
- a CDS encoding peptidylprolyl isomerase — protein MTAITGMATSKSFKALRGTVARLGCVSVLALALLAPAGTVSAQGMFAPELTVNGLGITSYEISQRERMLEVLGTTEKNPRQAAIDALISDRLQVWEAKRMGLSVTDEEIQQGMEEFASRANLDAKKFLAAIGQEGVDAQTFRDFTKAGLLWRKVVRAQFGGRIAISELQVQRALSPTSQRGQTTRVLMSELIIPTEGHEQEAMQLAQQASSASAAQFADIASHVSASRSRENGGALDWMPVSNLPGPLRARILALKPGQTTGPIEIPNAVAVFRLRAIDENGPAQSGSQKVDYALYTLGAKGSEEAARRLAQVRAAHHTCDALYPLAQDLPASRLVRESGSPSSFPQDISVALSTLDPGETELLSQGGNTALLMLCSREVARQGEDGQIETPTAKSAQSGLENRQIQIQADGLLADLRDAAVITRP, from the coding sequence ATGACGGCGATCACAGGCATGGCGACAAGCAAGAGCTTTAAAGCATTGCGTGGGACGGTGGCGCGACTTGGCTGCGTTTCGGTTCTGGCACTGGCCCTTCTGGCCCCCGCAGGCACGGTGAGCGCGCAGGGCATGTTTGCCCCCGAGCTGACCGTGAACGGCCTCGGGATCACCAGCTACGAGATCAGCCAGCGAGAGCGGATGCTCGAAGTGCTTGGCACGACAGAGAAAAACCCGCGCCAGGCCGCAATCGATGCGCTGATCTCCGACCGGCTTCAGGTCTGGGAAGCCAAGCGTATGGGGCTGAGCGTGACGGATGAGGAAATCCAGCAAGGGATGGAAGAATTCGCCTCGCGCGCCAATCTCGATGCGAAGAAATTCCTCGCAGCCATCGGTCAGGAAGGCGTCGATGCGCAGACATTCCGCGATTTCACCAAAGCGGGCCTGTTGTGGCGCAAGGTGGTGCGGGCGCAATTCGGCGGCCGGATCGCGATTTCCGAACTGCAGGTCCAGCGCGCTCTGAGCCCGACCTCGCAGCGCGGCCAGACTACCCGCGTGCTGATGTCCGAGCTGATCATCCCCACCGAGGGCCATGAACAGGAAGCCATGCAACTGGCTCAGCAGGCCAGCAGCGCAAGCGCCGCCCAGTTTGCCGATATCGCCAGCCATGTCTCCGCCTCGCGCTCGCGCGAGAACGGGGGGGCGCTCGACTGGATGCCGGTCTCGAACCTGCCCGGGCCGCTGCGTGCCCGTATCCTTGCGCTGAAACCGGGCCAGACCACCGGTCCGATCGAGATCCCGAATGCGGTGGCCGTGTTCCGCCTGCGCGCGATCGACGAGAACGGCCCCGCGCAATCGGGCAGCCAGAAGGTCGATTACGCGCTCTATACGCTGGGCGCCAAAGGCAGCGAGGAAGCGGCCCGCCGTCTGGCGCAGGTCCGTGCGGCCCATCATACCTGCGATGCGCTCTACCCGCTGGCGCAGGATCTGCCCGCAAGCCGGCTGGTGCGCGAGAGCGGCAGCCCGTCGAGCTTCCCGCAGGATATCTCGGTCGCGCTGAGCACGCTTGATCCGGGCGAGACCGAGCTTCTGTCGCAGGGCGGCAATACGGCGCTACTGATGCTGTGCTCGCGCGAGGTGGCACGCCAGGGCGAGGATGGCCAGATCGAGACGCCTACGGCGAAATCCGCACAATCGGGTCTCGAGAACCGTCAGATCCAGATCCAGGCGGACGGGCTATTGGCCGATCTGCGGGATGCGGCGGTGATCACCCGTCCCTGA
- the lptG gene encoding LPS export ABC transporter permease LptG: MILAWYTARKFLRSFALVLGSFWGILFLIGLVEEVRKLDEDATFTRAVVLSLLNIPETLYTIMPLVMLLGAVVLFLNLARSSELVVIRASGRSALGILISPLLTALVLGGLLISVGNPMVSATQNRYDELSQTDGTRDVVSVGRNGVWMRQSAVYKDSAGVQRSGQAVISAARANGDATSLYDVSFLVLDGDNLAVRRIVADRAVLEKGHWRLFNAKDWPLGRSTNPERDASTSSQLTVATSLTASSIRDSFGAPSSIPLWQLPAFIDTLDAAGFSALKHRVWFQMELAQPLMMMAMVLLAAGFTMRPTRFGGIGKRVLLALIAGLGVFFLRNVAQVLGDSGQIPILLAAWAPPGIAVMFSIALLLHLEDG; this comes from the coding sequence ATGATCCTCGCTTGGTATACCGCGCGCAAATTCCTGCGCAGCTTCGCACTGGTGCTGGGCAGTTTCTGGGGCATCCTGTTCCTGATCGGTCTGGTCGAGGAAGTGCGCAAGCTTGACGAGGATGCGACCTTCACCCGCGCCGTCGTGCTGTCGCTTCTGAATATTCCCGAGACGCTCTATACGATCATGCCGCTGGTGATGCTGCTCGGGGCGGTGGTGCTGTTTCTCAATCTCGCGCGCAGCTCGGAACTGGTGGTGATACGCGCCTCGGGACGCTCGGCTCTGGGCATCCTGATCAGCCCTCTATTGACCGCGCTCGTGCTGGGCGGGCTGCTGATCAGCGTCGGCAACCCGATGGTTTCGGCCACGCAGAACCGCTATGACGAACTGAGCCAGACCGATGGCACGCGCGATGTGGTCTCGGTCGGGCGCAATGGCGTCTGGATGCGCCAGAGCGCCGTCTACAAGGACAGCGCAGGCGTCCAGCGCAGCGGTCAGGCGGTCATCTCGGCGGCCCGCGCCAATGGCGATGCGACCTCGCTCTATGATGTCAGCTTCCTCGTGCTTGATGGCGACAACCTCGCCGTGCGCCGTATCGTGGCCGACCGTGCGGTTCTGGAAAAAGGCCATTGGCGGCTCTTCAATGCCAAGGACTGGCCCTTGGGCCGCTCGACCAATCCCGAGCGCGATGCCTCGACCTCCTCGCAGCTGACGGTGGCCACGAGCCTTACCGCAAGCTCGATCCGTGACAGCTTTGGCGCGCCCTCCTCGATTCCGCTCTGGCAGTTGCCCGCCTTCATCGACACGCTCGATGCCGCAGGGTTCTCGGCCCTCAAGCATCGGGTCTGGTTCCAGATGGAGCTTGCACAACCGCTTATGATGATGGCAATGGTGCTACTGGCGGCAGGGTTCACCATGCGCCCGACCCGTTTTGGCGGGATCGGCAAACGGGTTCTTCTGGCGCTGATCGCTGGGTTGGGGGTCTTCTTCCTGCGCAACGTGGCGCAGGTTCTGGGCGATAGCGGCCAGATCCCGATCCTTCTGGCGGCATGGGCACCGCCGGGAATTGCGGTGATGTTTTCGATTGCCCTGCTTTTGCATCTGGAGGATGGCTGA
- a CDS encoding DNA polymerase III subunit chi, translating into MGAALFYHVTQSSVPEVVVNLATRALDQGWKIELRGTHPERMQWYDRSLWEMGGPEGFLPHGLSGGAYDALQPVLLSTSPMGEGRQAVLSVDGAAVTPEELDRHERVWILFDGHDHEALATARAQWKEFTQAGAKAQYWSEESGRWQMKTESR; encoded by the coding sequence ATGGGGGCTGCGCTGTTCTATCATGTCACCCAGTCCTCGGTGCCGGAAGTGGTGGTCAATCTGGCGACCCGCGCGCTCGATCAGGGATGGAAGATAGAGTTGCGCGGCACGCATCCCGAACGGATGCAATGGTATGACCGCAGCCTGTGGGAGATGGGCGGGCCGGAAGGCTTCCTGCCGCACGGGCTGTCGGGGGGCGCATATGACGCGCTGCAACCGGTCCTGCTGTCGACCTCGCCCATGGGCGAGGGACGTCAGGCGGTGCTCAGTGTCGACGGGGCTGCCGTGACCCCCGAGGAGCTGGACCGCCACGAGCGTGTCTGGATCCTGTTCGACGGCCATGACCACGAGGCGCTCGCAACCGCACGCGCCCAGTGGAAAGAGTTCACGCAGGCCGGTGCCAAGGCGCAATACTGGTCCGAGGAAAGCGGGCGCTGGCAGATGAAAACCGAGAGCAGATAA
- the lptD gene encoding LPS assembly protein LptD → MTLPVTLPATRPSTRSGTFHGQPAARLMAALCLGTVLGTAALGTPVFAQDREGTQSEMSDVPASLIADRISIAGKTTLVADGSVEIYYEGNRVTARRVTYDRDANTIKMEGPIRLTEPKEAGAVILADQAELSRDLQHGILLGARMVLARELQLAAAKIEREDENTTRMTNVVASSCQICVVGERPLWEIRARQISHDKAARQLTFDDAQFRVGGVPLLWVPHLRLPDPTVTRMSGFLAPSYRSTSSLGTGVKIPYFFAIDPTQDLLVEPYISSGWTRTLGLRYRRVFNDGNIDISGAFSNDGIIKGANRGYLFANGSFTLPDEFKLGLQLQLVSDDAYLLNYDIDDADRLWSGLKLERVRPDELVWARAGRTHTLRDDESNETDPMLAGDAEWTKVFHPSTIGGELTASWDFETYRRSSNATTDGPDWDNISDGRDMTRSSLTANWRRNWLLGYGILASTQAQLAADAFAINNDDSFDSTILRAQPQLATEIRWPWTKSTGRAAHVIEPIAQVVWAPNNLTRAPNEDSTLREFDEGNLFSLSRYPGLDARERGLRANLGVSYTRYDATGWSLGSTVGRVFYAEDLDQFSSTSALSGNRSDWLLASNLQTSNGLTLSNRAQFDDEFDATREELRLAFSGEKYDLAAGYLWMDKDILAGTSEDISELQLDSEWKWARGWSGTFDARYDLVAERAAKAKLGVTWVNDCVSVDLSLSRRFTSSTNVDPETSVGLSVALAGFGGANDGTSASKVCVR, encoded by the coding sequence ATGACCTTGCCCGTGACCCTGCCCGCAACCCGTCCTTCGACCCGTTCCGGCACTTTCCACGGCCAACCGGCGGCAAGGTTGATGGCGGCGCTGTGCCTTGGCACGGTGCTCGGCACCGCCGCTCTGGGCACACCCGTCTTCGCGCAGGACCGCGAGGGCACGCAAAGCGAGATGTCCGATGTGCCCGCCAGCCTGATCGCCGACCGGATCTCGATTGCCGGCAAGACCACGCTGGTCGCCGATGGCTCGGTCGAGATCTATTACGAGGGAAACCGCGTCACTGCACGGCGTGTGACCTATGACCGCGATGCCAACACCATCAAGATGGAAGGCCCGATCCGGCTGACCGAACCCAAGGAAGCCGGTGCGGTCATTCTGGCCGATCAGGCCGAGCTGTCGCGCGATCTCCAGCACGGGATCCTTCTGGGCGCACGGATGGTTCTGGCACGCGAATTGCAACTCGCCGCCGCCAAGATCGAGCGCGAGGACGAGAACACCACCAGGATGACCAATGTCGTGGCCTCGTCCTGCCAGATCTGCGTGGTTGGCGAACGCCCACTCTGGGAGATCCGCGCGCGGCAGATCTCGCATGACAAGGCCGCCCGCCAGCTAACTTTCGACGATGCACAGTTCCGCGTCGGGGGTGTGCCGCTGCTATGGGTGCCGCATCTGCGTCTGCCCGACCCGACGGTGACCCGCATGTCGGGCTTTCTGGCGCCGAGCTACCGCAGCACCTCGAGCCTCGGCACGGGCGTCAAGATCCCCTATTTCTTCGCCATCGATCCCACGCAGGATCTCCTGGTCGAACCCTATATCTCGAGCGGCTGGACCCGCACCCTTGGCCTACGCTACCGCCGTGTATTCAATGACGGTAATATCGATATCTCGGGCGCCTTCTCCAATGACGGGATCATCAAGGGGGCAAATCGGGGCTATCTCTTTGCCAATGGCTCCTTCACCCTGCCCGACGAGTTCAAGCTGGGGCTGCAGCTGCAGCTCGTCTCCGATGATGCCTATCTGCTGAATTACGATATCGACGATGCGGACCGGCTGTGGTCGGGGCTGAAGCTCGAACGGGTGCGCCCCGACGAGCTGGTCTGGGCCCGTGCCGGTCGCACCCATACGCTGCGCGATGACGAGAGCAACGAGACCGACCCCATGCTCGCGGGCGATGCCGAATGGACCAAGGTCTTCCATCCTTCCACGATCGGCGGCGAGCTGACCGCGAGCTGGGATTTCGAGACCTATCGCCGTAGCTCGAACGCCACCACCGATGGCCCCGATTGGGACAATATCTCCGACGGGCGCGACATGACCCGCAGCTCGCTGACCGCGAACTGGCGGCGCAACTGGCTTCTGGGCTATGGCATTCTCGCCAGCACGCAGGCGCAGCTGGCCGCCGATGCCTTTGCCATCAATAATGACGACAGCTTCGACAGCACGATCCTGCGCGCCCAGCCGCAGCTCGCAACCGAGATCCGCTGGCCTTGGACCAAATCCACGGGTCGCGCCGCCCATGTGATCGAACCCATCGCGCAGGTCGTCTGGGCGCCCAACAATCTCACCCGCGCGCCAAACGAGGACAGCACGCTGCGCGAGTTCGACGAAGGCAATCTCTTCAGCCTCTCGCGCTACCCCGGCCTTGATGCGCGCGAGCGTGGCCTGCGCGCCAATCTGGGCGTCAGCTATACGCGCTATGATGCCACCGGCTGGTCGCTGGGCAGCACGGTGGGCCGCGTCTTCTATGCCGAGGATCTGGACCAGTTCTCCTCCACCAGCGCGCTGTCGGGCAACCGCTCGGACTGGCTGCTGGCCAGCAATTTGCAGACATCGAACGGGCTGACGCTCTCGAACCGCGCCCAGTTCGATGACGAGTTCGATGCCACCCGCGAAGAGCTGCGTCTGGCCTTCTCGGGCGAGAAATACGATCTGGCGGCAGGCTATCTGTGGATGGACAAGGATATCCTGGCCGGCACGAGCGAGGATATTTCCGAGCTTCAACTTGATAGCGAATGGAAATGGGCACGCGGCTGGTCGGGCACCTTCGATGCGCGCTACGATCTGGTGGCCGAGCGCGCAGCCAAGGCTAAACTCGGCGTGACATGGGTAAATGATTGCGTGAGCGTCGATCTTTCCCTCTCGCGCCGCTTCACGTCCTCGACTAATGTGGACCCCGAAACAAGCGTCGGACTTTCTGTTGCTCTGGCCGGATTTGGCGGTGCCAATGACGGAACCTCGGCCAGCAAGGTCTGTGTAAGATAA
- a CDS encoding YoaK family protein, whose translation MPHRNASLKAMRLFTAHRRAPEADRWLGIVLALISGSLNAGAFLMMSQYASHMTGHLSQMAGSLVAHNMRLVLLSFCVLVLFVSGAALASAMIARGFTRHSRLTYYAPLALQALLMAVLSSAEILPQPWEGHVGLGLLAFIMGLQNATITRISGARIRTTHATGLLTDMGIEIGRGLYGRGRESCEDGFDRARLMLFVQLVAAFVLGGIAGGLGHGAFGWTFALVPAVVLLAIAGLTAPRAVKAMSQNIA comes from the coding sequence ATGCCTCATAGAAACGCCTCCCTGAAAGCGATGCGCCTGTTCACTGCCCATCGCCGTGCCCCCGAAGCCGATCGCTGGCTCGGGATCGTTCTTGCGCTGATCTCCGGCTCGCTCAATGCGGGCGCATTTCTTATGATGAGCCAGTATGCCTCGCATATGACGGGCCATCTGTCGCAGATGGCGGGCAGTCTGGTAGCCCATAACATGCGGCTTGTGCTGCTCAGCTTCTGTGTGCTGGTCCTGTTTGTTTCGGGGGCGGCGCTGGCTTCGGCCATGATCGCGCGCGGCTTTACCCGTCACTCGCGGCTCACCTATTATGCGCCGCTTGCGCTGCAGGCGCTGCTGATGGCGGTTCTGTCCAGCGCCGAGATCCTGCCACAGCCCTGGGAGGGGCATGTGGGGTTGGGTCTTCTGGCCTTTATTATGGGGCTGCAGAATGCCACCATTACCCGTATCTCGGGCGCGCGGATCCGCACCACCCATGCCACAGGTCTGCTGACCGATATGGGAATCGAGATCGGGCGCGGGCTATACGGGCGCGGTCGCGAGAGCTGCGAGGACGGGTTCGACCGCGCGCGGCTGATGCTCTTCGTGCAACTTGTTGCGGCCTTCGTGCTGGGCGGGATCGCGGGCGGGCTGGGTCATGGCGCCTTTGGCTGGACCTTCGCGCTTGTGCCGGCGGTCGTGCTGTTGGCGATTGCCGGTCTGACCGCGCCGCGTGCGGTGAAGGCCATGAGCCAGAACATCGCCTGA